One part of the Bacteroidia bacterium genome encodes these proteins:
- a CDS encoding helix-hairpin-helix domain-containing protein: MQKIYRSTCFFLFLWFIGYPGSLFSQIDTTQKNTELENTEFEQAVEDLFQNIDSEDQVDYSYLSDQLEAYLQKGLNLNNASREELLILPGMDDILVSRLLEHIKKYGKLASIYELQTIAGFRPEIIRQIFPYVNVQEAGVKNTASTLKHPKGPTLDEVGRNLKFEFIQRMVWIPEEQRGFTDPDTTFRELRDENGNQIGTDTSLSSRYAGSPYRVYSRFQARYNPYVSFALVGEKDAGEQFDWDPENKKYGYDFLSAHLAIQNYGRLKSLVIGDYTLQFGQGMILSRGLGFGKGAQVIKSVKMPNKGISPYRSVNENQFMRGFASTYAIKNFYLTAFYSRQFIDANIQARDTLNDEALLASSLQTSGFHRTLSEIANRKSIREQIIGGRAEWRWRNLRLGATHYLQRFGSEIMPAETPYNNFAFRGKANAVSGVDVDWVYKNFNFFGEIGRSLSGGMGYVGGFMSSLSNKVDFALQARKFDKDFHSNKAYVFAERPTAAQNEAGVYMGLRLYLNRKWSLNTYFDQFYFPTAKFRAYYPSRGWEYMAQLEYKPNRETQVYARFRTDNQEQNVDRNEAISQVNYLVPFQRNQFRLHFQTKISRDILYKSRIEYSRVQENGTYRGKGVLFYQDLSWKFGFKWRLTGRYAIFDIPLSDARIYAYENDVLGFFSIPAYRGTGSRYYLIFNAKPTRNLEFWFRLAQSRFKDVRSIGSGLSSIEGDTRSEVKVQMRIKF; encoded by the coding sequence ATGCAAAAGATTTACCGTTCTACTTGCTTTTTCCTTTTCCTTTGGTTTATAGGATATCCTGGTTCCCTATTCTCCCAAATCGATACTACACAAAAAAATACAGAGCTTGAAAATACCGAGTTTGAACAAGCCGTAGAAGATCTTTTTCAAAATATAGATAGTGAAGACCAGGTTGATTATTCTTACCTCAGCGATCAATTGGAGGCGTATTTACAAAAAGGCCTTAATCTAAATAATGCAAGCAGAGAAGAACTCCTAATCCTTCCGGGAATGGATGATATTCTGGTGAGCAGGCTTTTGGAACATATCAAGAAATACGGAAAACTAGCCAGTATATATGAATTGCAAACCATCGCAGGTTTCAGGCCTGAAATTATTCGTCAGATATTTCCTTATGTAAACGTACAGGAAGCAGGAGTAAAAAATACTGCTTCAACGCTTAAGCATCCAAAAGGTCCGACACTGGATGAGGTAGGCCGGAATTTAAAGTTTGAATTTATCCAGCGGATGGTGTGGATTCCTGAAGAACAAAGGGGATTTACCGATCCTGATACTACCTTTAGGGAGTTACGGGATGAAAATGGCAATCAAATAGGCACAGACACCAGTTTGAGCAGCCGATATGCAGGTTCTCCCTATCGAGTATATAGCCGCTTTCAGGCTCGTTACAATCCATATGTAAGTTTTGCTCTGGTGGGTGAAAAAGATGCTGGCGAGCAATTTGACTGGGATCCTGAAAATAAAAAATATGGGTATGATTTTCTTTCTGCTCATCTCGCTATCCAAAATTATGGAAGGCTAAAGAGCCTTGTCATTGGGGATTATACGCTGCAGTTTGGTCAGGGAATGATCCTCTCTCGAGGCTTGGGATTCGGAAAAGGTGCCCAGGTGATCAAAAGTGTAAAAATGCCGAATAAAGGTATCAGTCCTTATCGCTCCGTAAACGAAAATCAGTTTATGCGAGGGTTTGCATCCACCTATGCTATTAAGAATTTTTACCTGACCGCCTTTTACTCCCGCCAATTTATAGATGCCAATATTCAGGCAAGGGACACCTTGAATGATGAAGCCCTGCTAGCATCCTCACTGCAAACCAGTGGTTTTCATCGAACCTTGTCAGAAATAGCCAATCGAAAATCCATCCGCGAACAAATCATAGGTGGAAGAGCTGAATGGAGATGGAGGAATTTACGCTTAGGGGCGACTCATTATTTACAAAGATTTGGTAGTGAGATAATGCCTGCAGAAACTCCTTATAATAATTTTGCATTCAGAGGAAAAGCTAATGCTGTGAGTGGAGTTGATGTGGATTGGGTATATAAGAATTTCAATTTCTTTGGAGAGATTGGTCGCTCTTTATCTGGCGGTATGGGGTATGTCGGCGGCTTTATGTCTTCCCTTTCCAATAAGGTAGACTTCGCTTTACAGGCCCGAAAGTTTGATAAAGATTTTCACAGCAATAAAGCCTATGTATTTGCAGAACGGCCTACTGCAGCCCAAAATGAAGCAGGAGTATATATGGGCTTGCGGCTTTACCTCAATCGAAAGTGGAGCCTGAATACCTATTTCGATCAGTTTTATTTCCCAACTGCCAAATTCAGGGCCTACTACCCTTCCCGTGGATGGGAATATATGGCCCAACTCGAATACAAACCCAATCGGGAAACCCAGGTCTATGCCAGGTTTAGGACCGACAATCAGGAACAAAATGTAGATCGGAATGAGGCTATTTCTCAAGTCAATTATCTCGTCCCGTTTCAACGCAATCAATTTCGCCTGCACTTTCAAACCAAAATCAGCAGAGACATTTTATACAAAAGTCGTATAGAGTATTCACGCGTCCAGGAAAATGGAACCTATCGGGGTAAAGGAGTTCTGTTTTACCAGGATTTGAGTTGGAAGTTTGGCTTTAAATGGCGCCTGACCGGCAGATACGCAATCTTCGACATTCCCTTATCAGATGCCCGTATTTATGCCTATGAAAATGACGTTCTGGGCTTCTTTTCAATACCTGCATACAGAGGCACTGGTAGTCGTTACTACCTGATATTCAATGCAAAGCCGACGAGAAATCTGGAATTTTGGTTTAGATTGGCTCAGTCTCGGTTTAAAGATGTAAGAAGTATAGGATCAGGCCTCTCCTCTATTGAGGGAGACACACGGAGTGAAGTAAAAGTTCAGATGAGGATAAAGTTCTGA
- a CDS encoding folylpolyglutamate synthase/dihydrofolate synthase family protein: MSQTHFSETLDYLYSLLPMYQRQGAKAFKKDLDNIQKLCWELGLPQWQFQSIHIAGTNGKGSVASMLNSILIESGLLTGLYTSPHLLSFTERIRVKGKEIPEKEVVKFVALHQDKIEAISPSFFELTVGMAFDYFARRNIDIAVIETGLGGRLDSTNIISPEISIITNISLDHQNLLGDTLPQIAEEKAGIIKKFTPVVVGADQEESMPVFLAKAGVVEAPLFCAQHRFTSSLKKWESNRQLIEVYDREEDESREYWLDLSGEYQMENLATVLMAVEVLREDGWEIPDKAIQRGLKKVKSNSGLRGRMELLEKEPKTFADTAHNEAGVKQAIDQIKSMDHKELHVVWGMVSDKDHDDILQLLPKDARYYWVRPDVPRGFDAAALASKAAGHDLFGGIFDSVEKGLAAARKAAAKEDLIYIGGSTFVVAEVIPVFDS; the protein is encoded by the coding sequence ATGAGTCAAACACATTTCTCAGAGACCCTTGACTACCTCTATTCTTTACTACCTATGTATCAGCGGCAGGGTGCCAAGGCTTTTAAGAAAGACCTTGATAATATCCAGAAGCTGTGTTGGGAACTCGGATTGCCTCAATGGCAATTTCAAAGCATTCATATTGCCGGAACCAATGGAAAAGGTTCTGTAGCTTCCATGTTAAATAGCATCCTGATTGAATCGGGTTTGCTGACAGGACTTTATACGTCTCCTCATCTACTTTCTTTTACTGAGAGAATCCGGGTAAAGGGGAAAGAAATTCCTGAGAAAGAAGTGGTGAAATTTGTAGCCCTTCATCAGGATAAAATCGAAGCTATCTCCCCGAGCTTTTTCGAACTTACCGTAGGAATGGCTTTTGACTACTTCGCAAGGAGAAATATTGACATTGCGGTTATTGAAACCGGATTAGGAGGGCGATTGGATTCTACCAATATCATTTCTCCGGAAATAAGCATTATCACCAATATATCTCTGGATCATCAGAATCTACTGGGAGATACGCTTCCGCAAATTGCTGAAGAGAAAGCCGGTATCATCAAAAAATTTACGCCGGTTGTCGTAGGAGCGGACCAGGAAGAGAGTATGCCTGTATTTCTGGCGAAAGCTGGTGTCGTGGAGGCTCCTTTATTTTGTGCTCAGCACAGGTTTACTTCCAGCCTAAAAAAATGGGAATCCAATCGTCAACTGATCGAGGTCTATGACCGGGAAGAGGACGAAAGCCGGGAATACTGGTTAGATCTGAGTGGGGAGTACCAAATGGAAAACTTGGCAACTGTTCTTATGGCAGTGGAAGTTTTGAGAGAAGACGGTTGGGAAATCCCAGACAAGGCTATCCAAAGAGGCTTGAAAAAGGTGAAATCCAATTCAGGATTGAGAGGTCGAATGGAATTGCTGGAGAAAGAACCTAAAACTTTTGCTGATACGGCTCATAATGAAGCTGGTGTAAAACAAGCCATAGACCAGATAAAAAGCATGGATCATAAAGAACTCCATGTAGTCTGGGGAATGGTATCAGATAAAGACCATGATGATATCCTTCAACTTCTGCCAAAAGATGCCCGCTATTATTGGGTGAGGCCAGATGTGCCTCGAGGATTTGATGCTGCTGCTCTGGCCAGTAAGGCAGCCGGTCATGATCTCTTTGGCGGTATCTTTGACTCGGTGGAAAAAGGCTTAGCCGCTGCACGAAAGGCAGCGGCTAAAGAGGACTTAATCTACATCGGGGGAAGTACCTTCGTTGTCGCTGAAGTTATTCCTGTCTTCGACAGCTAG